CGCGCGCCAACTGTTCGACCGAATCTCCCGCCGGACTCCTTTCCTCTGGAACGCCCTCATCCGCGGCCACGCCCAGTCCGGCCTCCCCCTCGACGCCCTCCGCCTCTTCGCCCGCATGGTCTTCTCCGGCCTTTCCCCCGATTACCTCACGTACCCCTTCGCGCTCAAGGCCTGCGCCGACCTCTCGCTGGGCCGGTTGGGTGCGCAGGTGCACGGTAAGTCTCTGGCTTCCGGGTTCGGCGCGGACGAGTACGTGCAGAACTGTCTTATCGCCATGTACATGAGTTGCGGGGACACGAACGCCGCGACGAAGGTGTTCGATCTGATGACCGCTCGGAGCATCGTCTCTTGGAATACGGTGATCGCAGGATGCTGCCGTAATGGGTTTGCCCGGGAGGCATTGGCGGTGTTCGACCGCATGATGGATGCTGGCGTGGGGATCGACGAGGCTACCGTAGTGTCTGTGCTGCCCGCTTGTGCTCATCTGAAGGATCTGCGGAGAGGGAGGTTCGTCCAAAAATTGGTGGACGAGGGACGGTTCGATGCGGACTCTAGGGTTCGGAATTCGTTAATCGACATGTATGCAAAGTGTGGGTGCTTGGAGGAGGCGAGAAAGGTGTTCGACGGCGGACAGTGCGAGAGGGATGTCGTCGCGTGGACCGCGATGATAGGGGCGTATGCCTTGCACGGACGCGAAAGCGAGGCTCTTGCTCTTTCTCGTCAGATGCAGTCGGTGGGGGTGAGACCCAACCCGGTGACGATGGTCTCTTTGCTCTCTGCTTGCTCCGCTTTGCCGTCGCTCGCCCATGGCAAGTGCGTCCACGGGTCATGCATTAGGCTCCACCTCGAATCGGATATCATCGTGGAGACCACTCTCATCGACATGTACGCAAAATGCAGCGGCACGGGCTTGTACTTGAGGGTCTTCTCGAGTGGTTCGAGAAGGACGGCTACGTGGAATGCGGTTATTTCAGGGTGTTCGAGGAATCGTCAAGCAGAGGATGCTATCAAGTACTACAGGCAAATGCTGGCAGAAGCAGTCCGCCCGGATTTTGCTACGGTTTTGAGCCTCCTTCCGGCTTACGCAGAGTCAGCAGACTTGAAACAAGCGGACAACCTGCATGGTTGCTTGATCGGAATGGGTTTCACAGCAAGTGCGGAGGTCATGACCGGCTTGATCGACGTATATGGAAAGGCTGGCAAACTGGACGTGGCTTGGCAACTCTTCGGTGGGCTACAGGTGAAGGACTTGGTGTCTTGGAGCGCGATCATCGCCGGCTACGGGATGCACGGCCACGCCAAGACCGCCATTTGGCTCTTCGACCGGATGGTGAAGTCGGGGGTGGCACCTAGCGAGGTTACATTTACTTCCATGTTTTACTCTTGCAGCCATGCCGGGTTGGTGGACGAGGGGTTGCAGCTGTTCGATAAAATGTCGAACGCCCATGGCGTGAAACCGAACGCGGATCACTACGCTTGTGTCGTCGATCTTCTAGGCCGAGCAGGGCGGCTGCGGGAAGCATACGAGTTGATCGCCGGGATGCCGTTTGAGCCCAACCATGCCGTGTGGGGCGCTCTCCTCGGAGCTTGTGGTATCCATGAGAACGTGGAGTTGGGGGAATTAGCTGCGAAGCGGTTGTTTGAGATTGAGCCGGAGAACACAGGGAACTATGTGCTGCTGGGCAACATTTACGCTGCAGTTGGGAGGTGGGAAGACGTGGAGAGTGTAAGAAGCATGATGGTTAGAAGAGGGCTAAGGAAAGCACCTGGACGCAGCTTAGTTGAGGCGAGGAAAGTACAAGCGTAGCGTAGGTAGTTCCGCTCCTCCTCCTGTGCTGCTCTGTTCACCGTACCTGAAGGCGAAGTTAATTTTTGATCactaatgatgatttgcacacagacaaatacttgaatgaagaattctaATTACATTATGGTGAACTTATCTGGAAACTAAAATCACTTGAGCATGTTTCAATCGACCACTACTTTGCTCATTACAAGTGTGTCCAACTTTGTGGGCCTTCTATAATTCCTCAACAGGAGAGAGCAACAGACGACGCTGACCGAAGAAGCTGCCATCGCAGCACCAGCAACCCATGGCGGCAGCCGAAATCCAGTGAACGGGAAAAGAACTCCGGCAGCGATCGGTATGCCGACGATGTTATAACCGAGTGCCCACACGTAGTTCGTACTGATCCGAAAGAAGGTTTTCCGGGAGAGATCAATGGCAGTTATTACATCCTCCAGGTTGCTCTTCATAAGAACAATGTCAGCGGCTTCGATTGCGATGTCGGTGCCAGCACCTATGGCCATCCCCACGTCAGCAGACACAAGTGCTGGTGAGTCATTAATTCCATCCCCAATCATTGCCACTGTAAAACCAGACATCTGCAcatgaaaaaaatcaaatattttatgaatGCAGATCTATGAAAGATGAACAACCTTCTTCCAAATAGGTGAGAAACCTGAATGACGGTGTAGGAAtctacatgcatacatacatacaactCTGTGATCGTTATAGAAAGAATAGTGTGCACTTATATGGTGGTAAGTACCTGAAGTTCCTTTACTTTCTCGGCCTTTTGATCTGGCTTTGCTTCTGCCATAACAGTGTCTATTCCGACCTCTTTTGCGATCGCATTTGCGGTGCCCCAGTTGTCTCCTGTTACCATGATGCTTTTCACCTTCATGGAGCTCAGAAGGGAGATAACCTCTCGAGCACCAGGTTTCAGTGGATCGGATATTGCGATTATACCAGTGATTTCACGATCGATGGAGGCGATTATTCCTGTTTGTGCCATTCTCTCAGTTTCTGCAAGGATCTCAGAGGCTTCGGCAGGGATGTCGATGCCTGATTCCACCATCAAGTTCTTGTTCCCGACAATGACTTGTTTGTTCCCAACCGAGGCTTTGACACCATGGCCTGTGATTGCAGTGAAGTCTTGTGCTTCAGGCCAAACGTGGTTCCCTTCGTCTCTGCCGAACTTGTTGGCATATTGAACTATGGCCTTTGCCAAGGGGTGCTCACTGTTAACCTGTCGAGGGTTGGCAGACTCTTTTAAGATGTCGACCAAAGTTTTGTCACTAAATATGGATTGACATAAAGGAAATCTACTGAGAGACATCGCTTAAATGGCTTCCACTAAAAAACACTCTTACCAAAATGCTGCATATGATCCACTAAAGTTTATGCTAGCATTACCTTTAACATATAGAGGACGAGGTTTTACCTCAGCAGCTGCCACGTACTCGTAGAAGTCACGGAGCACCATGTTCTTCAGTAGCCGTGTGCTGACAACAACAGGTTTTCCGGTAGTAAGTGTGCCCGTCTTGTCAAACACAACACAGTTCACCTACAAATAGATTTTGTTATATATAATAATACTTCAAAAAAATTCACAAACTCGAAAAACTGTAGTGGCGATATCATCAAATGTATGACATGATTATTTCTAGAAACAGCAGATAAGCTTAGATTTTGCTGCAAAAAatccttaaaatgaaaattcttgcaGATGCCAGATGCCAGATGCTTCTAACAATTTACTCATGAGGATGAACTACTGAAAGTAGCTAAAATGTTCACAGAAAATAAGGTTCCAGAAAGCTCAGCTCCAAACGGAGTGAGTGAAAAggttataatatatgtatatttgtcctTCTTTTTCGCATGACTTTCTTTCTCATCGTAATTGAAATTTCTACCTTAAGGATCTGATCACACTATTTTCTTAGTTATAGATCTCTGATCCATCCATCGTTGCAAATCAAATCTCTCTTTCACCGTGTCATCGTTGAAGGTTTTCTACTTGggcctatgatttttcttatctTGACTTGATGATCGATCTTCCTCTCTCCATCGATGATCTGCCTTGTACCGTATTCCTTATGCAATGTGCTTTTATTTACTGCCATGGTTTGTACACCCAAAAAGTGAAAGCACATCCCTCTCTATCTTCATCATTGAATATAGTGGACGTCCTACCTAATCGACTTAAATTTCTAATATTAAATTAGTTTGTATGAAATCATCTTAAATTTGCATGGACATATTAAAGTTAGTTACTATATAAAAGGGATCCCATATCCCTCGATATAATAATCATCATATATTTGCTTTTGATCTTTATCAAATAAGAGGGATTTGATATGCTTGATTTCTAAGTTTATGAGATTGATTAGATTTGGGTTATGATGTACCCAAAAATAGAATCAAGAAAgtatttttctcctctcttttctcttcCAACAGAAACCAAGAAGCTTATTCTACTCATTTCAATCGTATACCTATTGCGAAGCTACATTATCAATCACCGCAATCCAAATACATAACCATCACAACAACCACCGTAGTTAGTCTTTTAGATGCCCCTAAAATTTGTACACCTTGTATTGGGTTCTTTACGACGCAGACCATAATTCGTGTTTCAGTGCGACGAAGAGACGCAATAATAAAGCTAAGAGAGACTTAAAAAGGAAACGTGGGTACAAAAAAAATGCAATAGCATACTCAGAGAGGTGATCGCAGGGTAATGATAGATTCCAAAGAGACAAAAGAaccaaaggaaaggaaagggcaaAAACCTCACAGAAGAGTAGTTGCAGTGCGATGGAAGATtactctccaagcttctattcagTTACTAGAGATGCTCATGTTGCAACATGTTGTGAACACAAAGATATGCTGTGAAGTTTTTGTGAGGGCAAAAACCTCACAAAAGCTTCTATCCAAGTTTCATGGAATTCCCAGATCCATGAAAGTTCATGTTGCAACATGTAATTGGGGTTGAAAGCTAGCTCCACTACACAAGCAAGTCAATGGAACAACAGAGATATGCTGTGAAGCTACGACGGTTCTCTAGTGGAAGCAGTATATCGATCACTTTGATAGGATGAGGCAAGGACACACATTCATTTGTTCTCGTTATGCCATAGATGTTCTACCACGAAATGTCAGAAACCAATCACCAGTTGCATTGAATATCTACAGATGCTATATAAACATTCGTGATTGGCAGGTATAGTCACAAACACGGGAAGAGAATGGATTATATGACGTACCTTGTGCGCACTTTCGAGCGCTTGTCCCCCTTTGATCAGCACACCCTGAGATGCACCTACCCCTGTTCCAACCATGACGGCAGTGGGAGTCGCAAGGCCAAGAGCGCATGGACATGCTATCACCATCACAGATATTCCAAATTGAAGAGCCAGTTGAAAGCTATCCATCGAAGATGGTATCCAGGATTTTGGGTAGGAGTTGAACTTTCCCGCTAAGAACCATATGAGCCAAGTGAATGTTGCAAGAACAATAACCTGCAGATGCAAAACAGGTTATGATAGATGGTATAATTAGTCATTTCATTAGAAACAACATGTACCTTCTGAACAAAAATCATAAGGATTATTAAAAGCAAGTTAATTACTAGAATATTCAACTAATGgtaaaagaatagaagaagaaaatgcaTAATAACTTGCCAGAGGAACGAAATATTTAGAGATGCGATCAGCAAACTTCTGAACGGGCGCTTTAGCCATTTGAGCTGATTCGATAAGACGAACAATTTGTGAAAGTGCACTTTCTGATCCAACATGGGTGGCACGGACATGCAATACACCATTTTCATTGACGGTACCACCTATGACAGCATCCCCCTTCCTCTTTGCAACAGGCTTTGATTCCCCAGTTATCATGCTTTCATTGACATGGCTCTGACCCCATAAAACAAATCCATCTGAAGCTACCTTCCCACCAGGCATCACTTTAATAAcatcatctttttgaattaatcggCTATCTATCTCTCTTTCATTTACCACATTTCCTTCATTGTCATAGCTCAGTAATATTGCGTTTTCAGGTGTCAAGTCCATGAGCTTAGCAATGGCCATTGATGTCTTCCCTTTAGCCAAAATTTCGAGATACTTTCCCAGAAGGATAAATGAAATAAGCATGGAACTAGTCTCAAAAAAATCAGTTGCCATAAAGGTTGCTGAAGTTGCGGCTCTCAGCACTGAGTACAGTGAATAGAAGTACGCTGCATTGGTTCCGAGAGCAATCAACACATCCATATTAGCAGATCCATGTCGCAATGCTTTATATGAACCGACGTAAAATCTTCGACCAATTATAAATTGAACAGGAGTGGATAAAATCCATCTCAAAAGCTCTCCAATGCTCAACTTGTTCACTAATCTCTCATCCAGAACTTGTTTAAAAACAGGGATGTACGTGAACACCATTGACGTGAGAAACACCGGGATGGTGAAAACTAAACTCCAAAGAAAGGATCGATAATACTGCTTTATCTCGTCATACCTGTGAAGTTCCTTTCTCCTAACTTGTGGATATATTGATGCCTTCAAATGTCCAGACCCAATTGATTCGATCATTTCAATGAAATTCCGTGGACCTGTCTGATCTGGCTTGTAAGATATGGTAATTTTATGAAGCGCAGGATCAATGTCTATAGCATCTACTCCGGGAAGTGATTGAAGAGAACTCGTGACCAAAGAAATAGAGAATGTCCCATCAACTTTGAGTTCTATTCTGTTCATATCTTCCCCTGTGGTAACAAATATAGATCCGCAACCAGTATCTTCAACTTCCTTATTGAGTTGGTCGGCACTCACAAACCTAGGATCATGGAAAACTTCTGCTTCTTTGGTTGCCAAGGCCACTGAAGTTTTCTGTACACTAGGAATAGCTTGCAAAACATATTCAATGTTACTTGAGGAAGAAGTCGTTCCTTTTATGTGCAGTCCGTGCGTAAGAGCTGATTTTTCTTTCATCTCGACTTTAATCAGTGCAGCCGCAAAACCAACATCTTCTATCGTTTCCCTGATTGTGTACTCCTGCAGTATGAGCGCACCCATGCCAGTAAGGAAAATTGAGCTTGCAATCGGTATGGAAGAAGACAAGGCTTCACTAGCACTGCACATGTTATTTATTAAACTGTCTATATGAGGCATGTGACGGTTGAATTAAAATCATCTAATATGTGCTGCTATTTATCTGTCAATGGTGTTATCTTGTCAATAGAGTtatttaaagaaacaaaaaaagttcAACTGAAGTTGATTTTCCAACAACTATGCTATGTCAACTATAATGTTAACTTCTCCTTGGCCCTTACGTAGTTTTTAATATGAACAGAGAAGACTTTTAATTCAGTGATATCGATGGAATAAGTAGTGCCAGGAAACTCATACAGAGTAGTGTCAAGCCTAGAAATAAGTTATCAATGAAAAAAAGATATAAGCCCgtctagctcagttggtagagcgcaAGGCTCTTAACCTTGTGGTCGTGGGTTCGAGCCCCACGGTGGGCGAAGTTATTTTTTAGGCGATGAGGCCATTAAACCTAAAGAGCAACATGACAGACAATTAGGAATCCTATTGATTGTTGAGTTACAATTCGAGCAACCAAAAGAGTTGGTCATTAAACATATCATTATTTGATGACTTCACAAACCACCAGCTGAACTCAAGCCCGTCTAGCTCAGTCGGTAGAGCGCAAGGCTCTTAACCTTGTGGTCGTGGGTTCGAGCCCCACGGTGGGCGAAATTATTTTTTAGGCGATGAGGCCATTAAACCTAAAGAGCAATATGACAGACAATTAGGAATCCTATTGATTGTTGAGTTACAATTCGAGCTACCAAAAGAGTTGGTCATCAAACATATCATTATTTGATGACTCCACAAACCACCAGCTGAACTCAATTATGGGGTGTTGCTTTCATGCCTACAAGCTGTATAAATTTATACCAGAAAAATATTTAAcctttatttcaaaataaattcatatatgcatAGGAGTAGGTCCAATCATATATAAATTCACAATCATTCCCTTACATTATCAATCTAACATTAGCTTAGATTTCCATGATCTTCTAAACTTATTCAGACTGTGAGTTCAACCATTCTTATCCAATCCTCAATCCAAGAATTCAATATTTTCATCAGTTTTTGTTTTCTATGCAGAGCTAAAAGATTAGCATAAACAAGCCTCAGAGAATTGTATCTCACAATTCAGGACCTTTTATCACAGTCCTTAACACACGATACCTTTTTTTCCTATTGTAACCAAGAGATGTGCACTGTGGTAAGCTTAATATATGTAATCAGAAGTAACCATCTGTATAAATTTATACCAGAAAAATATTTAAcctttatttcaaaataaattcatatatgcatAGGAGTAGGTCCAATCATATATAAATTCACAATCATTCCCTTACATTATCAATCTAACATTAGCTTAGATTTCCATGATCTTCTAAACTTATTCAGACTGTGAGTTCAACCATTCTTATCCAATCCTCAATCCAAGAATTCAATATTTTCATCAGTTTTTGTTTTCTATGCAGAGCTAAAAGATTAGCATAAACAAGCCTCAGAGAATTGTATCTCACAATTCAGGACCTTTTATCACAGTCCTTAACACACGATACCTTTTTTTCCTATTGTAACCAAGAGATGTGCACTGTGGTAAGCTTAATATATGTAATCAGAAGTAACCATCTGGCCCTCACCGGAACCTTATCCTTCGAATGCAACCATCCAAAAAGTTCCATTGGCTTTCATGCTCCAACTACAAGTAACAACTATTTACACCTCAAAACTCAGTTTACTCTCAAGCTAAATAAATGAGCCACTATTCATCCCTTTCTATGATGGATTTTAGCTTCCAGTTCTCAGCCTTGACCTATAAACTCCCATTCCTTTTGAAGTTTACTGCTGACCTATTTTGCTTTTAACTAAACTTGCATTCCTGTAAGCCTCCAAACAggatttcaaattataaagaGGATTGTAAAATACCTTCTTCAACTTCAAATGAACAACTTGGAGAGCCTACTGACTGGTTGGTTCTTTCCCTATCTCATGTTTTTCCAATCTGTAAATTCCAGATACTCTCATCTAAAATACCGAGCTATTTTTATATCATCTATAACATGCGCATCAAATGAACAAAACCGATCCTCTTCTATACATAACACAAACTTGCCAATTATTCAATTGGTGATGCATCAAGGCCTTAAAGCTCCTTCATATGACTCATTTACACAAAAGAGATATGAGGGCTAAACAACTGAAACAGAGAATCTGTCATTGTGGAGTCGGATTGACCCAGTTTGTAACTTTTAGGTCATGTATGTGGTTTGGCACCAAACGTTATTTGTGCTTGGGTACATCACGATCACAATATAAGTCTGGTTCAGAAACAACCCTATGATTCGAGCTAAGAATCCATCAATGGCAACACCTAACTTAAACATCCAGCAATTACCCGAGgaattaataacaaatgaaatgcaaATTCACAGGAAAAAGCAATGAAACAACGATCACAACCGGCTGATCTCATATAGCATGACGAATCAAATAACCCTTCCTCAAGCCCTTATCATCAAAGAAATatcaagagaaaaaaaggggAAATAGTAGGAGAAACAGATTGCTCACCGAAACGAAAGGGGGATAGAAGATGACTTGGGCTCGATCGTTCAGCACATCGACGGCGGCGTCGTGGATCCCAGGCAGCCGCTTGATCGCCTTCTCCACCGACCCAGCACACGCGGCGCACGTCATCCCAACGACTGAAAACAGCGCCACCCGCTTCTCTTCGGCCACCGATTTCGACGTCGCCTCCAGATCCTCCTCACctctctcctcctccccggcCGCCGTCGGCTTCCGCTTGGGATACCTGGGCATCGAAGGGTAGTGCGGCCTCGGCGAGAGGCTCCGTGAGGCAAAGCCCTCGCCGCCGCCAAGACACGACATCAGCACTCCTTTACTCATCactattctcctcctcctttcccgCCCCAACTTCGCGCTGTTGAAGCTCGTCTCCTTTTAAAGCCGTTACTCATTTATAGAAGAGAGTACTCGACTCGACGGATCGCGGCCGTACGTGGCCGACTATGTGAATCTCAAAGCTGTCAGATGGGCTTAGAGCAAACGTCGACCTCAACTTAAAGGGCTTCTCGGCTTTCCGTTACGTCTTTCCGTGGAAGTTGAGTGGACGCGCACATAAGCCCAACACGCCTAACGAtggcgtcatcatcatcatccaacatCCATCATTCATCATGCTATAGAATTAAATGAGATGCGATGGCATGAAATGGGCCTTTGCGTGGTGAACCGAACACTGTGAAGGGGAACCGAGTCACCCCTGAAAGTTGTCAGGGTTCATTAATTTGGCcatttgcattatatatatatatatatatatatatatatatatatatatatatataattgttgttGCAATGAGGCTTGAACAATAATTGTCTGGGTTGGCCCCTGAAAGCACAATGAGGCTTGAACAATAATTGTTGCAATAATGCAGGTCGTCATAAAGGTTATATAATTGGAACATGATCCAGACATGTTTGATTTGGACCTGATTTAGACTATGACAAATCTTAGTTCTTGTATCAGGGCTGAGTCATCACAAAATTCTAGCCAAACTGTGGTGGATTAGATCTAAGTCTTAGAACTAATCAACTAAGTTTTATCACAAGATaatgaatataatataatataaatattaatcgaTTAATATGGAAGATAATGAAATTCATATGAAACATTAAGTTTGCATTTGTTTTGCGTAAAAGAAATTACCTTTATCTAGCAATTTTTATCACCAAGGAATAGGAGCTATATATTACTATCAATTAAGTCAAGTCATTAATTAGTCAAGTATGCATCGCTTAATTtcataaaaacaaaaacaaaagtaaTTGGTTCTTCTAATAAGAATTCAATTTATTGCACCATGAAATGTTTAAATTTAATATTGTATTTATCCAAAATTCttatcatgataatttttgtgcatCACACCATAAATTTAGCTTTATAACTTAATTGGGATATTAATTAATAAATCTTAGATGAAATAAATTTGAAAAGCTGAGTTGGTGAAGGAGAATAGCCCAAATAGCATATGGCTTCTCCTAATAATGGATGGTTGACCAGGTCAAAATGTAGGCCCTTTGTGGACGCTCCTTGAGCTGCTGCCTCACCTTCGTTCCCCTCCGTCCAATCTCTCCTTCCCACCTTTTCCTCCCGCACGCACAAACATCATTAAGTCCTCCTCTCCCTATGCATCCCTGCTTCCTCCCTTCCCCCGTCACCCCTTCTCCTTTCTTTTCCCATTCACCGCGAAGAAAGCATGGTaagcagtctctctctctctctctctctctctctctctctcgcgactACTCCATGCATGGGTCGAACTTTCCATCATAAACAGCTAGTGCACGTTCAGAGATGTCTCTTCATTCTATGGGATGATGGTTAATGATATGCATTGTGCTTTGGCAAGG
Above is a genomic segment from Musa acuminata AAA Group cultivar baxijiao chromosome BXJ3-4, Cavendish_Baxijiao_AAA, whole genome shotgun sequence containing:
- the LOC135637296 gene encoding pentatricopeptide repeat-containing protein At5g39350-like, whose translation is MYGSFFKHPSTNQCLPLLQSLIRSRSSRLGAQLHAFLISSGVLSSAPRRGLLLSKLVVLYSLSGQPSRARQLFDRISRRTPFLWNALIRGHAQSGLPLDALRLFARMVFSGLSPDYLTYPFALKACADLSLGRLGAQVHGKSLASGFGADEYVQNCLIAMYMSCGDTNAATKVFDLMTARSIVSWNTVIAGCCRNGFAREALAVFDRMMDAGVGIDEATVVSVLPACAHLKDLRRGRFVQKLVDEGRFDADSRVRNSLIDMYAKCGCLEEARKVFDGGQCERDVVAWTAMIGAYALHGRESEALALSRQMQSVGVRPNPVTMVSLLSACSALPSLAHGKCVHGSCIRLHLESDIIVETTLIDMYAKCSGTGLYLRVFSSGSRRTATWNAVISGCSRNRQAEDAIKYYRQMLAEAVRPDFATVLSLLPAYAESADLKQADNLHGCLIGMGFTASAEVMTGLIDVYGKAGKLDVAWQLFGGLQVKDLVSWSAIIAGYGMHGHAKTAIWLFDRMVKSGVAPSEVTFTSMFYSCSHAGLVDEGLQLFDKMSNAHGVKPNADHYACVVDLLGRAGRLREAYELIAGMPFEPNHAVWGALLGACGIHENVELGELAAKRLFEIEPENTGNYVLLGNIYAAVGRWEDVESVRSMMVRRGLRKAPGRSLVEARKVQA
- the LOC135637295 gene encoding copper-transporting ATPase HMA5-like; protein product: MSKGVLMSCLGGGEGFASRSLSPRPHYPSMPRYPKRKPTAAGEEERGEEDLEATSKSVAEEKRVALFSVVGMTCAACAGSVEKAIKRLPGIHDAAVDVLNDRAQVIFYPPFVSEYTIRETIEDVGFAAALIKVEMKEKSALTHGLHIKGTTSSSSNIEYVLQAIPSVQKTSVALATKEAEVFHDPRFVSADQLNKEVEDTGCGSIFVTTGEDMNRIELKVDGTFSISLVTSSLQSLPGVDAIDIDPALHKITISYKPDQTGPRNFIEMIESIGSGHLKASIYPQVRRKELHRYDEIKQYYRSFLWSLVFTIPVFLTSMVFTYIPVFKQVLDERLVNKLSIGELLRWILSTPVQFIIGRRFYVGSYKALRHGSANMDVLIALGTNAAYFYSLYSVLRAATSATFMATDFFETSSMLISFILLGKYLEILAKGKTSMAIAKLMDLTPENAILLSYDNEGNVVNEREIDSRLIQKDDVIKVMPGGKVASDGFVLWGQSHVNESMITGESKPVAKRKGDAVIGGTVNENGVLHVRATHVGSESALSQIVRLIESAQMAKAPVQKFADRISKYFVPLVIVLATFTWLIWFLAGKFNSYPKSWIPSSMDSFQLALQFGISVMVIACPCALGLATPTAVMVGTGVGASQGVLIKGGQALESAHKVNCVVFDKTGTLTTGKPVVVSTRLLKNMVLRDFYEYVAAAEVNSEHPLAKAIVQYANKFGRDEGNHVWPEAQDFTAITGHGVKASVGNKQVIVGNKNLMVESGIDIPAEASEILAETERMAQTGIIASIDREITGIIAISDPLKPGAREVISLLSSMKVKSIMVTGDNWGTANAIAKEVGIDTVMAEAKPDQKAEKVKELQMSGFTVAMIGDGINDSPALVSADVGMAIGAGTDIAIEAADIVLMKSNLEDVITAIDLSRKTFFRISTNYVWALGYNIVGIPIAAGVLFPFTGFRLPPWVAGAAMAASSVSVVCCSLLLRNYRRPTKLDTLVMSKVVVD